In Cryptomeria japonica chromosome 10, Sugi_1.0, whole genome shotgun sequence, a genomic segment contains:
- the LOC131029286 gene encoding leucoanthocyanidin reductase: MASICEKSISTCKILVIGTTGYIGRFVALAAVAAGHPTYALIRPITAFDAAKEKCIHELKESGVNIIYGDLNDHNSMVKAMQGIDVVISIVGGAQLTDQLKIVDAIKEIGTVKRFLPSEFGHDIDRANPVEPGLSFYKEKRLIRRAVEAANIPYTYICCNSIAGWPYFYHTHPSELPPPQDQFEIYGDGNIKAYFVTGEDIGKYTIKAVEDVRTVNKIVHFRPTNNFLTLNELAAIWEKKIGKTLPRVCISEQDLLDLAKANNIPESIVASLTHDIFINGCQYNFKMEEPKDVEVCELYPEILYTTVQDFFDGYL; the protein is encoded by the exons ATGGCCTCCATTTGTGAGAAAAGTATTAGTACTTGTAAAATACTAGTGATTGGAACCACTGGTTATATTGGTCGCTTTGTTGCTCTTGCAGCTGTAGCTGCAGGCCATCCTACTTATGCTCTTATAAGACCAATTACTGCCTTTGATGCTGCCAAAGAAAAGTGCATCCATGAATTGAAAGAATCTGGTGTTAACATTATCTAC GGAGATTTAAACGATCACAATTCAATGGTAAAGGCCATGCAAGGCATCGATGTTGTAATTTCTATTGTAGGCGGCGCTCAACTTACAGATCAGCTCAAGATTGTAGACGCCATCAAAGAAATTGGCACGGTTAAG AGGTTTCTTCCTTCAGAATTTGGGCATGATATAGACAGAGCCAATCCAGTGGAGCCAGGGCTAAGCTTTTACAAAGAAAAGAGACTTATTAGGAGGGCAGTAGAGGCAGCCAACATTCCATACACTTACATCTGCTGCAATTCCATTGCTGGGTGGCCTTACTTTTATCATACCCATCCCTCTGAGCTTCCTCCTCCCCAAGATCAATTTGAAATCTATGGAGATGGAAACATCAAGG CATACTTTGTGACTGGGGAAGACATTGGAAAGTACACCATAAAGGCTGTGGAGGATGTCCGGACTGTTAACAAAATTGTGCATTTCAGACCAACCAATAATTTCCTCACACTTAATGAGCTTGCAGCAATTTGggagaagaagattggaaaaacTCTTCCTCGGGTTTGTATCTCAGAACAAGATCTCTTGGACTTGGCCAAAG CCAACAATATTCCAGAGAGCATAGTGGCTTCCCTGACACATGACATCTTCATTAATGGGTGTCAATACAATTTTAAAATGGAAGAGCCCAAAGACGTGGAAGTTTGTGAACTTTATCCAGAGATTCTTTACACTACAGTCCAAGATTTCTTCGATGGCTACCTTTGA